A DNA window from Betta splendens chromosome 6, fBetSpl5.4, whole genome shotgun sequence contains the following coding sequences:
- the lrrc61 gene encoding leucine-rich repeat-containing protein 61 has product MESKREKDQDGDYEKVTPVLLKSRTGEFDLESILFLKLRGLGIHDLGCIGECINLERLDLAGNNITNLGPLASLRLLSVLNLSANRISNLEPLRSCESLQNLNLAGNIITSVESLNCLQSIRKLENIRFKDNTYNYTNPVCRNVSYRTIVLEMFPNIKVLDGERVVGRGSDLYQLCKDIDDTIKAGLYKNGQIIEHSDCKPWVEDTYWEIKRSNNAIIEEAYKQFNDVLHECRLLNNRAIHVISQTERSMSLKKQPKQYAI; this is encoded by the exons ATGGAGTCAAAGCGAGAAAAGGACCAAG ATGGAGACTATGAGAAGGTAACTCCGGTGCTATTGAAGTCACGAACGGGAGAATTTGACCTGGAGTCCATACTGTTTCTTAAACTGAGAGGTCTTG GAATACATGATCTCGGATGCATTGGCGAGTGTATAAATCTGGAGAGACTGGACCTTGCTGGAAATAACATTACAAACTTAGGTCCTCTGGCATCTCTCCGGCTTCTCTCTGTACTCAATTTATCTGCCAACAGGATCTCTAATTTAG AGCCACTGCGCAGTTGTGAGAGCTTACAGAACCTAAACTTGGCTGGTAATATCATAACCAG CGTTGAGAGCCTTAACTGCCTTCAGTCCATAAGAAAGCTTGAAAATATCCGTTTTAAAGACAACACTTACAATTACACAAATCCAG TTTGCAGGAACGTATCATATAGAACCATAGTTCTTGAGATGTTCCCCAATATTAAGGTGCTGGACG GTGAAAGAGTGGTCGGACGTGGGAGTGACTTGTACCAATTATGCAAAGACATCGATGACACCATCAAAG CTGGTTTATACAAGAACGGGCAGATTATTGAACATTCTGATTGCAAACCATGGGTGGAAGATACTTACTGGGAGATAAAGAGATCAAACAATGCCATTATTGAAGAAGCCTACAAGCAGTTCAACG ATGTTCTACATGAATGCAGACTCCTCAACAACCGAGCCATTCATGTGATTTCACAAACTGAAAGATCTATGAGCCTGAAGAAGCAGCCAAAGCAGTATGCCATTTAG
- the cib2 gene encoding calcium and integrin-binding family member 2 isoform X3 — translation MLTAADLKDCTFFTRKEILRLHGRYHELAPHLVPMDYTNDPECKIPPALIVNMPELKENPFRNRIVESFSEDGQGNLSFNEFVDMFSVLSETAPRELKAIYAFKIYDYNVDNYLCKEDLEKTLNKLTKEELTPEEVELVCEKTIEEADLDGDNKLSFADFENMITRAPDFLSTFHIRI, via the exons ATGCTAACAGCTGCTGACTTAAAG GACTGTACATTTTTTACCCGCAAAGAAATCCTGCG GTTACACGGCAGATACCATGAGCTGGCTCCACATCTTGTACCGATGGACTACACCAATGATCCTGAATGTAAAATTCCTCCAGCCTTGATAGTCAACATGCCAGAGCTAAAG GAAAACCCGTTCCGTAACAGGATTGTAGAGTCGTTCTCCGAGGACGGACAGGGGAACCTCAGCTTCAATGAATTTGTGGACATGTTCTCCGTCCTGAGCGAAACCGCTCCTAGAGAGCTCAAGGCCATATACGCCTTCAAAATCTACg ATTACAATGTGGATAATTACCTGTGCAAAGAGGACTTGGAGAAGACTCTGAATAAGCTGACGAAGGAGGAGCTGACCCCCGAGGAGGTCGAGCTGGTGTGTGAGAAAACCATCGAAGAGGCAGATTTGGATGGAGACAACAAACTCTCCTTCGCCGACTTTGAGAACATGATTACTAGGGCTCCTGACTTTTTGAG TACCTTCCACATACGAATCTAA
- the cib2 gene encoding calcium and integrin-binding family member 2 isoform X2 has translation MGNKQTIFTDEQLDAYQDCTFFTRKEILRLHGRYHELAPHLVPMDYTNDPECKIPPALIVNMPELKENPFRNRIVESFSEDGQGNLSFNEFVDMFSVLSETAPRELKAIYAFKIYDYNVDNYLCKEDLEKTLNKLTKEELTPEEVELVCEKTIEEADLDGDNKLSFADFENMITRAPDFLSTFHIRI, from the exons ATGGGAAATAAGCAGACAATATTTACTGATGAGCAACTTGATGCCTACCAG GACTGTACATTTTTTACCCGCAAAGAAATCCTGCG GTTACACGGCAGATACCATGAGCTGGCTCCACATCTTGTACCGATGGACTACACCAATGATCCTGAATGTAAAATTCCTCCAGCCTTGATAGTCAACATGCCAGAGCTAAAG GAAAACCCGTTCCGTAACAGGATTGTAGAGTCGTTCTCCGAGGACGGACAGGGGAACCTCAGCTTCAATGAATTTGTGGACATGTTCTCCGTCCTGAGCGAAACCGCTCCTAGAGAGCTCAAGGCCATATACGCCTTCAAAATCTACg ATTACAATGTGGATAATTACCTGTGCAAAGAGGACTTGGAGAAGACTCTGAATAAGCTGACGAAGGAGGAGCTGACCCCCGAGGAGGTCGAGCTGGTGTGTGAGAAAACCATCGAAGAGGCAGATTTGGATGGAGACAACAAACTCTCCTTCGCCGACTTTGAGAACATGATTACTAGGGCTCCTGACTTTTTGAG TACCTTCCACATACGAATCTAA
- the cib2 gene encoding calcium and integrin-binding family member 2 isoform X1, with product MKWVLFVDEHALPCFKTYNSTTAQIRATRLKIEKNSLCSQFGFLFKESQMCKSVLCSRLHGRYHELAPHLVPMDYTNDPECKIPPALIVNMPELKENPFRNRIVESFSEDGQGNLSFNEFVDMFSVLSETAPRELKAIYAFKIYDYNVDNYLCKEDLEKTLNKLTKEELTPEEVELVCEKTIEEADLDGDNKLSFADFENMITRAPDFLSTFHIRI from the exons ATGAAATGGGTGCTGTTTGTAGATGAGCACGCACTTCCTTGTTTTAAGACGTACAACTCTACTACAGCACAAATCAGGGCGACAAGACTAAAAATAGAGAAGAACTCTCTTTGTTCCCaatttggttttctttttaaagaatCTCAGATGTGTAAAAGTGTTCTTTGCTCTAGGTTACACGGCAGATACCATGAGCTGGCTCCACATCTTGTACCGATGGACTACACCAATGATCCTGAATGTAAAATTCCTCCAGCCTTGATAGTCAACATGCCAGAGCTAAAG GAAAACCCGTTCCGTAACAGGATTGTAGAGTCGTTCTCCGAGGACGGACAGGGGAACCTCAGCTTCAATGAATTTGTGGACATGTTCTCCGTCCTGAGCGAAACCGCTCCTAGAGAGCTCAAGGCCATATACGCCTTCAAAATCTACg ATTACAATGTGGATAATTACCTGTGCAAAGAGGACTTGGAGAAGACTCTGAATAAGCTGACGAAGGAGGAGCTGACCCCCGAGGAGGTCGAGCTGGTGTGTGAGAAAACCATCGAAGAGGCAGATTTGGATGGAGACAACAAACTCTCCTTCGCCGACTTTGAGAACATGATTACTAGGGCTCCTGACTTTTTGAG TACCTTCCACATACGAATCTAA
- the cib2 gene encoding calcium and integrin-binding family member 2 isoform X4 has product MDYTNDPECKIPPALIVNMPELKENPFRNRIVESFSEDGQGNLSFNEFVDMFSVLSETAPRELKAIYAFKIYDYNVDNYLCKEDLEKTLNKLTKEELTPEEVELVCEKTIEEADLDGDNKLSFADFENMITRAPDFLSTFHIRI; this is encoded by the exons ATGGACTACACCAATGATCCTGAATGTAAAATTCCTCCAGCCTTGATAGTCAACATGCCAGAGCTAAAG GAAAACCCGTTCCGTAACAGGATTGTAGAGTCGTTCTCCGAGGACGGACAGGGGAACCTCAGCTTCAATGAATTTGTGGACATGTTCTCCGTCCTGAGCGAAACCGCTCCTAGAGAGCTCAAGGCCATATACGCCTTCAAAATCTACg ATTACAATGTGGATAATTACCTGTGCAAAGAGGACTTGGAGAAGACTCTGAATAAGCTGACGAAGGAGGAGCTGACCCCCGAGGAGGTCGAGCTGGTGTGTGAGAAAACCATCGAAGAGGCAGATTTGGATGGAGACAACAAACTCTCCTTCGCCGACTTTGAGAACATGATTACTAGGGCTCCTGACTTTTTGAG TACCTTCCACATACGAATCTAA